The following is a genomic window from Lactococcus carnosus.
CAAAAATGGCGGTAGGACGATTTCAGTAATCGGGACTGGTTTGGATGTCTCTTATCCCAGGGAAAACGGTCAGCTTCAGTCATTCATCGCCAAAAATCATCTGATCGTCACTGAGTATGGGCCGGGTGAGCAGCCATTAAAATATCATTTTCCAGACAGAAATCGGATTATAGCAGGTCTTTCTAGGGGTGTTGTTGTGACCGAGGCTAAATGCCGCTCAGGCAGTTTGATTACCTGTGAGAGGGCTATGGAGTCAGGACGTGATGTTTTTGCCATACCTGGAAATATTTCTGATGGCTTGTCAGATGGCTGTCATCGGTTAATTCAAGAAGGTGCTAAGTTGGTCTATCAAGGTCAGGATATTTTATCCGAATACACCTATTAAACTCAGTTACATCACTGCTGTAGCTTGTATCTAAACGCTTTATAGAAGATGAGCTAAAATTTATTTAATCTTGACTTTTCTGATCGAGTTTGCAGTTATGATTGGCACACGTTAAGTTCTTGTCAGACATCTAAATCCGAACATTATCCGTGTAAATCAGGTAATTTGTCTGTGATTATCTCATATTTTTTGGGAATAGTGATAGAATAAGACCAAATAGGGTAAAGGGGATAACAACATTGAAATTACTTGTAATAGGCTCGGGTGGACGTGAGCATGCGATTGCTAAGAAATTACTTGATAGTCCTGAGGTGACAACAGTATATGCGGCGCCAGGGAATGCTGGTATGAAGCGTGATGGGATTGACACTGTTTCAATCGCGATAAGTCAGCATGATGAGCTGATTCACTTTGCAAAATCAAATGCGATCACCTATACATTTGTTGGTCCAGATGATGCCTTAGCTGCAGGGATAGTTGATGCGTTTGAGCATGCTGGCTTGACTGTATTTGGACCGACTCAGTCTGCAGCAGAGTTGGAGTGGTCAAAAGACTATGCTAAATATATCATGAACAAGTATGATATCCCGACAGCTGACCACAAGACATTTAGCGATTTTGATGCTGCTGTCTCATATATCGAGTCAAAAGGTGCACCTATCGTTATCAAAGCTGATGGACTAGCCTTAGGTAAGGGTGTTGTTGTTGCTGAAACAGTTTCTGATGCGATTGACTTTACGCGTGATGTATTGACAAACAATAAATTTGGCAAGTCTCGTGTGATTGTTGAAGATTTTCTTGTTGGCGAAGAATTTTCACTGTTCGCTTTTGTAAAAGGTGATCGTTTCTATATGATGCCGACTGCCCAGGATCATAAACGTGCCTATGATAACGATAAAGGCCCGAATACAGGCGGTATGGGTGCTTATTCCCCTGTACCACATATTGCACAGTCAGTTGTTGATACGGCCATTGAGATGATTATCAGACCAGTAGTTTCAGGTATGGTCAAAGAAGATAGATCTTATACTGGTATTCTTTATGTTGGCTTAATCATCACAGCTGCTGGGCCTAAAGTCATCGAGTTTAATGCAAGATTTGGTGATCCAGAAGCGCAGGTCATTTTACCAAGATTGACATCTGACTTTGCTGTTAATATGCTGGATTTGTTATCTGATAAAGTCCCTAGCTTTTCTTGGCTGACTAGCGGCGTAACGCTGGGAGTTGTTGTTGCAGCTAAAGGCTATCCAGGAGACTATGAAAAAGGTGTGGCATTACCTGAAAAGACATCAGGTGAGATCACGACTTATTATGCTGGTGTAGCTGAAAATGATGCGTCGACCCTTGTGACAAATGGTGGTCGTGTCTATCTACTTGAGACGACAGCTGACACAGTTGCAAGTGCACAAGATATCATTTATCAGACATTGGCAGTGCAAGATACAACAGGACTATTTTACAGAACTGATATAGGAGACAAGGCACATGTTTAATCAACCTAAAGTAGCTATTATAATGGGCAGTAAATCCGACTGGGAAACGATGAAAAAGGCCGCAGATGTACTCGATTTATTTGGGATGCCTTATGAAAAAAAAGTCATTTCTGCACACAGAACACCTGACTTGATGTTTGACTTTTCTGAAAAAGCACGTGGTCGTGGCATTCAAGTGATCATTGCTGGTGCAGGCGGTGCCGCGCACTTGCCAGGTATGGTTGCAGCCAAAACGACACTTCCTGTCATTGGTGTGCCAGTTAAATCGCGTACTTTAAATGGTGTAGATTCACTTTTGTCGATTGTTCAGATGCCAGGTGGTGTACCAGTTGCAACCATGTCCATAGGTGACGCTGGTGCACAAAATGCTGGCTTATATGCGCTCCAAATCCTCACACTCGCAGATGATGATTTAGCTAACCGTATGGCCAAGTTCCGAGAAGATCAGATGCAGACTGTTATAGAAAGTAGTGACCAACTTGACTGAGACTAAGCCTGAAATCAAAACAATAGGGATTATTGGCGGTGGACAGTTGGGACAGATGATGGCCATATCAGCTATTTACATGGGCTATAAAGTGATCACCTTAGATCCCGATCCCACTTGTCCAGCATCTCAGGTGGCCCAACAGATTGTTGCGCCTTATGATGATGCCGCAGCGATTGCTGAACTAGCTGAGCGTTCGGATGTCTTAACCTATGAATTTGAAAATGTCTCAGCAGATGCATTAGCACCTTATGAAGCTAAACTGCCACAAGGATTAGACTTACTACGCATCTCACAAAACCGAATTTTAGAAAAGGCATTTCTAACACAGGTAGGGGTAAAAGTGGCGCCTTATACTGTCATTAATTCGCCAGCAGATTTAGCTAATCTTGATTTATCGCTTAAACATGTTGTCAAAACAGCAACAGGCGGTTATGATGGGCATGGACAAGTTGTTGTCGAGGGCGTTGAAGATTTGGCAAGCGCAGAGGTACTTGCTAGCCATCAGCCTTGTGTATCTGAGGAGTTTGTAGACTATTTAAAGGAAATATCGGTCATTATTTCTGGTAATGGGACGTCATTTTCTGTCTTTCCAGTCTGTGAAAATGAGCATCGTCAAAATATCCTTGATAAGACGATCATGCCAGCTAGGATATCAGCCTATTTGGAAAAAGAAGCGCGACAAATCGCTTTGAAAATAGCCAAATCCTTAAAATTATCGGGTACCATGTGTGTAGAGATGTTTGTCACACAACATGATATTTTGGTGAATGAAATCGCACCCCGTCCTCATAACTCAGGTCATGCAACCATTGAAGCCTGTGATTTTTCTCAGTTCGACTTGCATATCAGAGGGGTTCTAGGACTAAAATTACCTCAAGTTGTCTTACAGTCACAAGCAGTCATGTTACAAGTATTAGGACAAGATATGTCAGCTGCAAGGGAATTTGCACAAGAAAATCCTAGCACACACTTGCATTTATATGGTAAAATTGAAGCAAAGGAAAATCGTAAGATGGGTCATATCACGGTATTGACTGATGATTATACGGTTCACTTGTAAGGGGAAATCAGCTTGTTTGGCTAGGTCATCTAATAGATGACAGTTGTCCTATCCTAAGATGAAACCTGAAAATGACTTATATGGGGTACACTTGCC
Proteins encoded in this region:
- the purD gene encoding phosphoribosylamine--glycine ligase is translated as MKLLVIGSGGREHAIAKKLLDSPEVTTVYAAPGNAGMKRDGIDTVSIAISQHDELIHFAKSNAITYTFVGPDDALAAGIVDAFEHAGLTVFGPTQSAAELEWSKDYAKYIMNKYDIPTADHKTFSDFDAAVSYIESKGAPIVIKADGLALGKGVVVAETVSDAIDFTRDVLTNNKFGKSRVIVEDFLVGEEFSLFAFVKGDRFYMMPTAQDHKRAYDNDKGPNTGGMGAYSPVPHIAQSVVDTAIEMIIRPVVSGMVKEDRSYTGILYVGLIITAAGPKVIEFNARFGDPEAQVILPRLTSDFAVNMLDLLSDKVPSFSWLTSGVTLGVVVAAKGYPGDYEKGVALPEKTSGEITTYYAGVAENDASTLVTNGGRVYLLETTADTVASAQDIIYQTLAVQDTTGLFYRTDIGDKAHV
- the purE gene encoding 5-(carboxyamino)imidazole ribonucleotide mutase, yielding MFNQPKVAIIMGSKSDWETMKKAADVLDLFGMPYEKKVISAHRTPDLMFDFSEKARGRGIQVIIAGAGGAAHLPGMVAAKTTLPVIGVPVKSRTLNGVDSLLSIVQMPGGVPVATMSIGDAGAQNAGLYALQILTLADDDLANRMAKFREDQMQTVIESSDQLD
- the purK gene encoding 5-(carboxyamino)imidazole ribonucleotide synthase; this encodes MTETKPEIKTIGIIGGGQLGQMMAISAIYMGYKVITLDPDPTCPASQVAQQIVAPYDDAAAIAELAERSDVLTYEFENVSADALAPYEAKLPQGLDLLRISQNRILEKAFLTQVGVKVAPYTVINSPADLANLDLSLKHVVKTATGGYDGHGQVVVEGVEDLASAEVLASHQPCVSEEFVDYLKEISVIISGNGTSFSVFPVCENEHRQNILDKTIMPARISAYLEKEARQIALKIAKSLKLSGTMCVEMFVTQHDILVNEIAPRPHNSGHATIEACDFSQFDLHIRGVLGLKLPQVVLQSQAVMLQVLGQDMSAAREFAQENPSTHLHLYGKIEAKENRKMGHITVLTDDYTVHL